The Oscillospiraceae bacterium genome includes a region encoding these proteins:
- a CDS encoding glutamine synthetase type III translates to MANIPELFGSFVFNDTEMQARLPQEVYEALKHTLEDGEALDLNVANQVASAMKDWAVEHGATHYTHWFQPMTGITAEKHDSFIVPAGDGKVLMEFSGKELIKGEPDASSFPSGGLRSTFEARGYTSWDPTSYAFIKDGSLCIPTAFYSYSGEVLDKKTPLLRSMKVISHQAGRIVKLFGEDLDATVTTTVGAEQEYFLIDKEMYDKRPDLIFTGRTLFGSKPPKGQELEDHYFGAIKTRVSAYMKELDEELWKLGVLAKTKHNEAAPSQHELAPIFATTNIATDHNQLTMEVMKKVAERHNLVCLLHEKPFLGVNGSGKHNNWSISTNTGVNLLNPGKYPENNLRFLLFLVAVIKAVDEHQDLLRISAASAGNDHRLGASEAPPAIMSVFLGDELTAILEAIETDTPYQKIKKEKMDGGVDVLPQFRKDTTDRNRTSPFAFTGNKFEFRMLGSAFSISGSNIMLNTIVADVLCDFADRLEQSSNFENDVMAIIKETVKNHKRIIFNGNNYSDEWVDEAEKRGLLNLKTTPEALLHYVTDENVALFGKHKIYSRTEMESRVEVLLEGYSKVINIEALTMLEMVRKEILPACSRFASDLCVSIQNKAATVGAGAYEMELAKKVTALTDELYFTVNRLDENLQGVKALNDGAEIARYYCENVLSVMNEAREIADQLEEVTDKTYWPYPSYGDLLFSV, encoded by the coding sequence ATGGCTAATATTCCCGAATTATTCGGCAGTTTTGTATTTAATGATACCGAAATGCAGGCTCGTTTGCCCCAAGAAGTGTACGAAGCGTTGAAGCACACTTTAGAAGACGGGGAAGCGTTGGACTTAAATGTTGCCAATCAGGTGGCATCTGCAATGAAGGATTGGGCTGTGGAACACGGCGCAACCCATTATACCCACTGGTTCCAGCCGATGACAGGTATCACCGCAGAAAAACACGACAGCTTTATCGTGCCCGCAGGGGACGGTAAAGTTCTGATGGAATTTTCGGGGAAAGAGCTGATTAAAGGGGAACCCGATGCGTCAAGCTTTCCCTCAGGCGGACTTCGTTCCACCTTTGAAGCAAGAGGTTACACCTCCTGGGATCCCACCTCTTATGCCTTTATTAAAGACGGTTCTTTGTGTATTCCCACCGCTTTTTATTCCTATAGCGGTGAAGTTTTAGACAAAAAAACACCCCTGCTTCGTTCCATGAAAGTAATCAGCCATCAGGCGGGCAGAATTGTGAAACTGTTTGGCGAAGATTTGGATGCCACTGTGACCACCACTGTGGGTGCCGAACAGGAATATTTTTTAATCGACAAAGAAATGTATGACAAACGTCCTGACTTAATCTTCACGGGCAGAACCTTATTCGGTTCCAAACCGCCCAAAGGTCAGGAATTGGAGGACCATTATTTTGGTGCCATCAAAACCCGTGTTTCCGCCTATATGAAAGAGCTGGACGAAGAACTCTGGAAACTGGGCGTATTGGCAAAAACCAAACATAATGAAGCGGCTCCCTCTCAGCACGAGTTGGCGCCCATTTTTGCCACCACCAATATTGCCACCGACCATAATCAGCTCACTATGGAAGTGATGAAAAAAGTGGCGGAACGGCATAATTTAGTTTGCCTGCTTCACGAAAAACCATTCTTAGGCGTAAACGGCAGCGGGAAGCACAATAACTGGTCCATTTCCACCAACACAGGAGTAAACCTGTTAAATCCGGGCAAATATCCCGAAAATAATCTGCGTTTCTTACTGTTCTTGGTAGCGGTCATCAAAGCGGTGGACGAACACCAGGATTTGCTCCGTATTTCCGCTGCATCTGCAGGAAACGACCATCGTCTGGGCGCCAGTGAAGCACCTCCGGCGATTATGTCTGTCTTCTTAGGGGACGAGTTGACTGCCATTTTGGAAGCTATCGAAACCGACACTCCCTATCAGAAAATCAAAAAGGAAAAAATGGATGGTGGGGTAGATGTTCTGCCTCAATTCAGAAAAGATACCACCGACCGTAACCGTACCTCTCCCTTTGCATTTACCGGGAACAAATTTGAATTCCGTATGCTTGGTTCCGCATTCTCTATTTCCGGTTCCAACATTATGTTAAATACCATTGTTGCTGATGTGCTCTGCGATTTTGCCGACCGTCTGGAACAGTCGTCTAATTTTGAAAACGATGTAATGGCAATCATCAAGGAAACGGTGAAAAACCATAAACGCATTATTTTCAACGGCAACAACTATTCCGACGAATGGGTGGATGAGGCCGAAAAACGAGGTCTTTTAAACTTAAAAACCACCCCTGAAGCGTTGCTTCACTACGTAACCGACGAAAATGTTGCCTTATTTGGCAAACATAAAATCTATAGCCGCACCGAAATGGAATCCCGTGTGGAAGTGCTTTTGGAAGGATACTCCAAAGTCATCAATATTGAAGCACTCACCATGCTGGAAATGGTACGTAAGGAAATCCTGCCTGCTTGCTCTCGCTTTGCAAGCGATTTGTGTGTTTCTATTCAAAATAAAGCGGCAACTGTGGGTGCAGGTGCCTACGAAATGGAACTCGCTAAAAAAGTGACCGCTTTAACCGACGAGCTCTATTTCACCGTAAACCGTCTAGACGAAAATCTGCAGGGCGTGAAAGCGTTGAACGACGGTGCCGAAATCGCCCGTTATTACTGCGAAAACGTGCTGTCCGTTATGAACGAAGCCCGTGAAATTGCCGACCAGCTGGAAGAAGTGACGGATAAGACATACTGGCCTTATCCTTCATACGGCGACCTTCTCTTCAGCGTATAG
- a CDS encoding aspartate--ammonia ligase gives MSQTMKPVWYPKTLNIYETQTAIGKTKRIFQDKLAEVLNLKRVTAPLFVESRMGLNDNLNGVERAVTFDIPETQGMAEIVHSLAKWKRLALYQYGFSKGEGIYTDMNAIRRDETMDNLHSIYVDQWDWESIISKEDRTVDFLKDTVRKIVGAICDTLDEIKKDYPAISITLNRDVTFITSQELEDLYPDLTGKERENAIAKEKKTVFIIGIGDVLKSGKKHDGRAPDYDDWKLNGDLLFYNPMLDSALEISSMGIRVDEKSLEEQLIKADCEDRKTLPFHQMLLDGTLPLTMGGGIGQSRLCMLLLEKAHVGEVQVSVWDKNTRKQAEEYGMNLL, from the coding sequence ATGAGTCAGACTATGAAACCTGTGTGGTATCCCAAAACATTAAATATTTACGAAACCCAGACCGCTATCGGAAAAACCAAACGTATTTTTCAGGATAAACTGGCGGAAGTGTTGAATTTAAAACGTGTCACCGCTCCCTTGTTCGTGGAATCCCGTATGGGCTTAAACGACAACTTAAACGGGGTGGAGCGTGCCGTTACCTTTGATATTCCCGAAACCCAAGGGATGGCGGAAATCGTGCATTCTCTGGCAAAATGGAAACGTCTGGCACTCTACCAGTACGGGTTCTCCAAAGGGGAAGGCATTTATACCGATATGAATGCCATCCGTCGTGATGAAACCATGGATAACCTCCATTCCATCTATGTGGATCAGTGGGATTGGGAATCCATTATCTCAAAAGAAGACAGAACTGTGGATTTCTTAAAAGATACTGTCAGAAAAATCGTGGGTGCCATCTGTGACACCTTGGATGAAATCAAAAAAGATTATCCTGCGATTTCCATTACCTTAAACCGTGATGTCACCTTTATCACCTCTCAGGAATTGGAAGATTTATATCCCGACCTGACCGGCAAAGAAAGAGAAAATGCCATCGCTAAAGAAAAGAAAACCGTATTCATCATCGGTATCGGCGATGTGTTGAAATCGGGCAAAAAGCACGACGGCCGTGCTCCCGACTATGATGACTGGAAATTAAACGGGGATTTACTCTTCTATAATCCCATGTTGGATTCCGCTTTGGAAATCTCTTCCATGGGGATCCGTGTGGACGAAAAATCTTTGGAAGAACAGCTGATAAAAGCAGACTGTGAAGACAGAAAAACCTTGCCTTTCCACCAGATGCTCTTAGACGGTACTCTGCCTTTAACTATGGGTGGCGGTATCGGTCAGAGCCGCCTTTGTATGCTTCTGTTGGAAAAAGCACACGTTGGCGAGGTGCAGGTATCCGTGTGGGATAAAAACACCCGTAAACAGGCAGAAGAATACGGTATGAATCTGTTATAA
- a CDS encoding glutamine--tRNA ligase/YqeY domain fusion protein, whose protein sequence is MSEIMESNFIHEIIDKDLAEGKVEKIHTRFPPEPNGYLHIGSAKAIWINWGTAKKYGGQFNLRYDDTNPAKEDDEYVQAIYKDLEWLGAIPDGGIFYGSDYFDKCYEFACELIKKGKAYVCDLNAEEMREYRGTLTTPGKNSPYRDRSVEENLDLFERMKNGEFKDGEKTLRAKIDMASPNMNMRDPAIYRIVHTDHHRQGNKWCIYPLYDYAHPLQDALEGITHSLCSIEFENHRPLYDWVVENVGFEMPPHQYEFARLNVTNTVMSKRYLRQLVEEGIVDGWDDPRMPTLCGLRRRGYTPSSIFEFVKRSGVAKANSLVDIGLLEFCIRDELNTTAKRRVAVLDPVKVVLTNYPEDKVEYIKLPDNPQDPETTYREVPISREIYIERSDFAEVPPPKFHRLKPGGEVRLMGTYFIQYQDVVKDENGNIVEIHCTYDPETFSGNAPDGRKVKGTIHWVSAKFGVEKEVRLYDRLFTLENMNDMPEDKGYDDYLNKDSVAICKAICEPSLNDATLEDKFQFVRNGYFQKDSKFPDTFNLIVNLKDSYKPN, encoded by the coding sequence ATGTCAGAAATTATGGAAAGCAATTTCATACACGAAATTATTGATAAAGACTTAGCGGAAGGCAAAGTGGAAAAAATCCATACCCGTTTTCCGCCCGAACCTAACGGATACCTTCATATCGGTTCCGCAAAAGCAATCTGGATTAACTGGGGAACTGCCAAAAAATACGGCGGACAGTTTAACCTGCGTTATGACGATACCAACCCTGCCAAAGAAGATGACGAATATGTGCAGGCAATCTATAAAGATTTAGAATGGCTGGGTGCCATTCCCGACGGTGGTATCTTCTACGGCTCCGATTATTTTGATAAGTGCTACGAGTTTGCCTGCGAACTGATCAAAAAAGGCAAAGCATACGTCTGCGATTTAAATGCGGAAGAAATGAGAGAATACCGTGGTACCTTAACCACTCCCGGTAAAAACTCTCCCTACCGTGACAGAAGCGTGGAAGAAAACTTAGACTTATTTGAACGGATGAAAAACGGGGAATTTAAGGACGGCGAAAAAACTTTACGTGCCAAAATTGATATGGCGTCTCCCAATATGAATATGCGTGACCCTGCAATTTATCGTATCGTGCATACCGACCATCACCGTCAGGGCAACAAATGGTGCATTTATCCCTTATATGACTATGCACATCCCCTGCAGGATGCGTTGGAAGGTATCACCCATTCCTTATGCTCCATCGAATTTGAAAATCATAGACCCTTGTATGACTGGGTTGTGGAAAATGTAGGATTCGAAATGCCGCCTCATCAGTACGAATTTGCTCGTCTGAATGTGACCAACACCGTAATGAGCAAACGTTATCTCCGCCAGTTGGTGGAAGAAGGCATCGTGGACGGTTGGGATGACCCCAGAATGCCCACCTTATGCGGATTAAGAAGACGTGGTTACACTCCCTCTTCCATTTTTGAATTTGTAAAACGTTCCGGTGTTGCCAAAGCAAACAGCCTGGTGGATATCGGTCTGTTGGAATTTTGTATCCGTGACGAATTGAATACCACCGCAAAACGCCGTGTGGCTGTGTTAGATCCGGTGAAAGTGGTATTAACCAACTATCCCGAAGACAAAGTGGAATATATCAAATTACCCGATAATCCTCAGGATCCCGAAACCACCTACCGTGAAGTGCCTATTTCCCGTGAAATCTATATCGAACGCTCCGACTTTGCAGAGGTTCCGCCTCCGAAGTTCCACCGTTTAAAACCCGGCGGGGAAGTGCGTCTGATGGGAACTTACTTCATCCAGTATCAGGATGTGGTGAAAGACGAAAACGGCAATATCGTGGAAATCCATTGTACCTACGATCCCGAAACATTTTCCGGCAACGCTCCCGACGGCAGAAAAGTGAAAGGAACCATCCATTGGGTATCTGCTAAATTCGGCGTGGAAAAAGAAGTGCGTCTGTATGACCGTCTCTTCACTTTGGAAAATATGAACGATATGCCCGAAGACAAAGGCTACGACGATTATTTAAACAAAGATTCTGTTGCAATCTGCAAAGCAATTTGCGAACCGTCCTTAAATGATGCAACCTTAGAAGACAAATTCCAGTTTGTTCGTAACGGTTATTTCCAGAAGGACAGCAAATTCCCCGACACCTTTAACTTAATCGTCAACTTAAAAGACAGCTACAAACCCAACTAA
- a CDS encoding glutamate--tRNA ligase, which yields MDTKSLATLLFDASLPTLEEISNTYPRRDLKEGEKVTRMAPSPTGFMHLGNLYAALTSERLAHLSGGTFYLRIEDTDQKREVEGGVQAIIDGLSHFGLNFDEGALVEGEKGIYGPYRQRKRAKIYQAFAKDLVEKGMAYPCFCTEDELSDLRARQEAEKEDNLGYRGKWAKCRELTLDEIKERLAKKMPWVLRFKSEGSIDNKFKFTDLVKGDLELSENDMDVVILKSDGIPTYHFAHVVDDYLMGTTHVVRGDEWIATLPIHLQLYRAVGLKAPKYMHIAPLMKMDGSTKRKLSKRKDPELALSFYKQEGYVVNCVMVYLMTLLNSNFEEWYAQNPDKSYRDFPFSPKKMSVSGALFDLVKLDDVSKNELAKLSNTELYALLETYTEEFDKEFYHIITAQKEKVLEILNIGRVGPKPRKDIAKLSEIKDYISYFFPELYQPDYQFPENISEEDRNLLITEYKEIYDENDSQDEWFQKIKDLSEKHGFTSNMKEYKKNPEAFKGNVAQVSTVLRVQICGRQNTPDTYEVFRVMGNELVKARLSL from the coding sequence ATGGATACCAAGTCTCTGGCAACACTTTTGTTTGATGCATCTCTTCCCACCTTAGAAGAAATCAGCAATACCTATCCCCGTCGCGATTTAAAAGAAGGCGAAAAAGTGACCCGTATGGCACCCTCTCCCACCGGCTTTATGCATTTGGGAAACCTCTATGCGGCTTTAACCTCCGAGCGTCTGGCACATCTTTCCGGCGGTACCTTCTATCTTCGTATTGAAGACACTGACCAGAAACGTGAAGTTGAGGGCGGTGTGCAGGCGATTATTGACGGCTTGTCTCACTTTGGCTTAAACTTTGACGAAGGTGCTTTGGTAGAGGGAGAAAAAGGGATTTACGGTCCCTACCGACAGCGAAAGCGTGCCAAAATTTATCAGGCATTTGCCAAAGATTTGGTGGAAAAAGGAATGGCGTATCCTTGCTTTTGCACCGAGGACGAGCTTTCCGATTTAAGAGCCCGTCAGGAAGCAGAAAAGGAAGATAACTTAGGGTACCGTGGCAAATGGGCAAAATGCCGTGAGCTGACTTTGGATGAAATCAAAGAGAGATTAGCAAAAAAAATGCCCTGGGTGCTCCGTTTTAAAAGCGAAGGCAGTATTGACAATAAATTCAAATTCACCGATTTGGTAAAAGGGGACTTGGAATTATCCGAAAACGATATGGATGTTGTTATCTTAAAGTCCGACGGAATCCCCACCTACCATTTTGCACACGTTGTGGATGACTATCTGATGGGTACCACCCACGTTGTCCGTGGGGACGAATGGATTGCAACCCTGCCCATTCACCTGCAACTGTATCGTGCGGTTGGCTTAAAAGCTCCCAAATATATGCATATTGCACCCTTGATGAAGATGGACGGTTCCACCAAACGTAAACTTTCCAAACGAAAAGACCCCGAGCTGGCGCTTTCCTTCTACAAGCAGGAAGGTTACGTGGTAAACTGCGTGATGGTGTACCTGATGACGCTTCTTAACTCCAACTTTGAAGAATGGTATGCACAAAATCCCGATAAGTCCTACAGAGACTTCCCCTTCTCTCCCAAGAAGATGTCTGTATCCGGTGCACTGTTTGATTTGGTAAAACTGGACGACGTTTCCAAAAACGAGTTAGCAAAACTTTCCAATACCGAACTTTATGCGTTATTGGAAACCTATACAGAGGAATTCGACAAAGAATTTTATCATATTATCACCGCACAAAAAGAAAAAGTGTTAGAAATTTTAAATATCGGACGTGTAGGCCCCAAACCGAGAAAGGATATTGCGAAATTATCCGAAATCAAGGACTACATTTCCTATTTCTTCCCCGAATTATATCAGCCTGATTATCAGTTCCCTGAAAATATTTCGGAAGAAGACAGAAATCTTTTGATTACCGAATACAAAGAAATCTACGATGAAAATGATTCTCAGGACGAATGGTTCCAGAAAATCAAAGACTTATCCGAAAAACACGGCTTCACTTCCAATATGAAGGAGTATAAAAAGAATCCCGAAGCATTTAAAGGGAATGTTGCCCAAGTTTCTACCGTTCTTCGCGTGCAGATTTGCGGACGTCAGAATACGCCCGATACCTATGAAGTGTTCCGCGTAATGGGTAACGAATTAGTTAAGGCTCGTCTTTCTTTGTAG
- a CDS encoding adenosylcobalamin-dependent ribonucleoside-diphosphate reductase, with product MEQESTFFKTQLQKDIWEKKYRHNGETIDGFFERISGGNKDIIPLMMERKFLPGGRIIASRGLAKEGRKITYSNCYVISPPEDNIEGIFECASKLARTYSYGGGCGIDISKLSPAGAKINNAAKETTGSVSFMDLYSLVTDLIGQSGRRGALMISLECNHPDLPRFIDIKNDLNKVTKANISVRIRDAFMKAVEEDADWDLTYTREATGETIVNTVKAREMFQKLAHNNWDMAEPGALFWDRIENWNLLSNDDNFRFAGVNPCAEEPLPAGGSCLLGSINLSEFVLNPYTEKAEFDFDAFADAVEKAVIYLNEVLEEGLELHPLEEQRKSVNDWKQIGLGIMGLGDCLIKLGIRYGSTASVKMCDKIGFKMADTAIYTSAKLAEEKGTYPCYDEKAIFASAYFMENTSKRTRDYVKKVGLRNSQLLTIAPTGSISTMLGISGGLEPIYNISYTRKTESLHGEERFYTVYTPIVKEVMDAMGLSEGDELPNYIVTAMTLNYRERINMQSIWQKHIDASISSTVNVPEEFTKEEVEDLYIYAWKMGLKGVTIYRDNCRRTGILLNKTDSAAPEKEATHFDAIKPMSRSEIGKTYGTTSKYTTACGNLFVTINRNQNGDIVESFVNTSKNGICKSNIDGINRMISLSLRSGVLVSEIIDQLKNISCPACLRLRTKGERLDGQSCPDIIAKALQEEYESGFFSMNAHPSMQKEEPKADMTTCEEESDFGRFPTVCPECKTRLKHEGGCVSCDNCGWTKCN from the coding sequence ATGGAACAGGAAAGTACGTTTTTTAAAACACAACTCCAAAAAGACATTTGGGAAAAGAAATATCGTCACAATGGGGAAACCATTGACGGATTTTTCGAAAGAATTTCCGGTGGAAATAAAGATATCATCCCCTTGATGATGGAAAGAAAATTCCTGCCCGGCGGCAGAATTATTGCTTCCAGAGGATTAGCAAAGGAAGGCAGAAAAATTACCTACTCCAACTGCTATGTCATTTCTCCTCCGGAAGATAACATTGAAGGCATTTTTGAATGTGCTTCCAAATTGGCAAGAACCTACTCCTACGGCGGCGGTTGCGGTATTGATATCTCTAAACTCTCCCCCGCAGGTGCTAAAATCAACAACGCGGCAAAAGAAACCACCGGTAGTGTGTCCTTTATGGACTTGTATTCTCTGGTAACCGACTTAATCGGTCAGAGCGGACGTCGCGGTGCGCTGATGATTTCCTTAGAATGTAATCATCCTGACCTGCCCCGTTTTATCGACATTAAAAACGACTTGAACAAAGTTACCAAAGCAAACATCTCCGTTAGAATCCGTGATGCTTTTATGAAAGCAGTGGAAGAAGATGCAGACTGGGATTTAACCTATACCCGTGAAGCAACCGGTGAAACCATTGTAAACACCGTGAAAGCAAGAGAAATGTTCCAAAAACTTGCGCACAACAACTGGGATATGGCAGAACCCGGCGCATTATTCTGGGACAGAATTGAAAACTGGAACTTATTAAGCAATGACGATAACTTCCGGTTTGCAGGGGTAAACCCCTGTGCGGAAGAACCCCTGCCGGCTGGCGGAAGCTGTCTGCTTGGTAGCATCAACTTGTCTGAATTCGTATTAAATCCCTACACCGAAAAAGCAGAATTTGATTTTGATGCGTTCGCAGATGCGGTTGAAAAAGCAGTTATTTACTTAAACGAAGTATTAGAAGAAGGCTTGGAATTACATCCCTTGGAAGAGCAGAGAAAGAGCGTAAACGACTGGAAACAGATTGGTCTTGGCATTATGGGCTTGGGCGATTGCTTAATTAAACTGGGCATTCGTTACGGCTCCACCGCATCTGTTAAAATGTGTGATAAAATCGGCTTCAAAATGGCAGATACCGCTATTTACACCTCTGCAAAACTGGCAGAAGAAAAAGGCACCTACCCCTGCTATGATGAAAAAGCGATTTTTGCAAGTGCATATTTTATGGAAAACACTTCCAAACGCACTCGTGACTATGTGAAAAAAGTGGGTCTTCGTAACAGTCAGCTGTTGACCATCGCACCCACCGGCTCCATCTCCACCATGCTTGGTATTTCCGGCGGCTTAGAACCCATCTACAACATTTCCTACACCAGAAAAACCGAATCCTTACACGGAGAAGAACGTTTCTACACCGTATATACCCCCATCGTAAAAGAAGTGATGGATGCAATGGGTCTTTCCGAAGGAGACGAGCTTCCCAACTACATTGTTACCGCAATGACCTTAAACTACAGAGAACGTATCAACATGCAGTCTATCTGGCAGAAACATATTGATGCTTCCATCTCCTCCACCGTAAACGTGCCCGAAGAATTCACCAAAGAAGAGGTGGAAGATTTATACATTTACGCTTGGAAAATGGGCTTAAAGGGTGTTACCATTTACCGTGATAACTGCAGAAGAACCGGTATTTTATTAAACAAAACCGACTCTGCCGCTCCGGAAAAAGAAGCAACTCATTTTGATGCGATTAAACCTATGTCCCGTTCCGAAATCGGTAAAACTTACGGTACCACTTCCAAATACACCACCGCTTGCGGTAATCTGTTTGTTACCATCAACCGTAACCAGAACGGTGATATTGTGGAATCCTTTGTAAATACCTCCAAAAACGGTATCTGTAAGTCCAATATTGACGGTATTAACCGTATGATTTCCCTGTCCTTACGAAGCGGTGTACTGGTTTCTGAAATTATCGACCAGTTAAAGAACATTTCTTGTCCCGCTTGCTTAAGACTGCGCACCAAAGGGGAACGATTAGACGGTCAGAGCTGTCCCGACATTATTGCAAAGGCTCTGCAGGAAGAATACGAATCCGGCTTCTTCTCCATGAATGCCCATCCTTCCATGCAAAAGGAAGAACCCAAAGCAGACATGACCACCTGTGAAGAAGAAAGCGATTTCGGCAGATTCCCCACCGTTTGTCCCGAATGTAAAACCAGATTAAAGCATGAAGGCGGTTGCGTATCCTGCGATAACTGCGGCTGGACCAAATGTAACTAA
- a CDS encoding diacylglycerol kinase family protein, whose product MRFSFGKFFKSFTYAAKGIAEVYKREQNFKVHTLAAMVALFLGWFFKVSPWEWCFLAVVIALVMAAEMVNTAMENLCDVTHPEKNETIRVVKDVSAGMVLVCAIGALVVGIVIFLPKIIAFLQNL is encoded by the coding sequence ATGAGATTTTCATTTGGTAAATTTTTTAAAAGCTTTACCTATGCCGCAAAAGGCATTGCAGAAGTATATAAACGAGAACAAAATTTTAAAGTACATACTCTGGCGGCAATGGTAGCGCTGTTTTTGGGGTGGTTTTTTAAAGTCTCCCCTTGGGAATGGTGTTTTCTTGCAGTGGTAATTGCCTTGGTAATGGCTGCCGAAATGGTAAATACCGCCATGGAAAATCTGTGTGATGTCACCCATCCGGAAAAAAATGAAACCATCCGTGTGGTAAAAGATGTTTCTGCAGGAATGGTGCTGGTGTGTGCCATTGGCGCTCTCGTTGTTGGAATCGTGATATTCCTGCCAAAAATAATTGCATTTTTGCAAAATTTATGA